One Alkaliphilus sp. B6464 genomic window carries:
- the tatC gene encoding twin-arginine translocase subunit TatC, translating into MTDDARLTLVEHLGELRKRLIISSIVIILGSLLCYNYIDIIIQLIVRPAEGLEFIYLSPPELFIAYVKVSLVLGLFVASPVVLFQIWMFIKPGLKVKERKYVLFAMFMGIIFLLIGISFAYFIIIPMTIKFFIKMSVDQIAPLFSFANYISFISSLLLSFGLVFELPLIIILLTQLGLVAPNTFKKYRKMVILGIFIVAAILTPPDVVSQTMMAIPMLFLYEFSIIVSTIIYRKKKEEKQSKINDES; encoded by the coding sequence ATGACGGATGACGCACGCTTAACATTAGTGGAACATCTAGGAGAATTAAGAAAAAGATTAATTATTTCCAGCATAGTAATTATTTTAGGTTCACTGTTATGTTACAATTATATAGATATAATTATTCAGTTAATTGTAAGACCGGCTGAAGGATTGGAGTTTATTTATCTAAGTCCTCCAGAACTTTTTATTGCTTATGTTAAAGTTTCTTTAGTTTTAGGTTTGTTTGTAGCTTCACCCGTAGTATTGTTTCAAATATGGATGTTTATAAAGCCAGGGCTGAAGGTAAAAGAGAGAAAATATGTACTTTTTGCAATGTTTATGGGCATTATTTTTCTTTTAATTGGTATATCATTTGCTTATTTTATAATTATTCCTATGACAATTAAGTTTTTTATTAAGATGTCTGTGGATCAAATTGCACCATTATTTTCTTTCGCTAACTATATTAGCTTTATTAGCTCCTTACTTTTATCATTTGGCTTAGTATTTGAACTACCATTAATTATTATTTTGCTGACCCAATTAGGTTTAGTTGCTCCAAATACTTTTAAGAAATATAGAAAAATGGTTATTCTAGGAATATTTATAGTTGCAGCAATACTAACACCACCAGATGTTGTTTCTCAAACTATGATGGCAATTCCTATGTTATTTTTATATGAGTTTAGTATTATAGTTTCAACTATAATATATCGAAAAAAGAAGGAAGAAAAGCAATCTAAAATAAATGACGAGTCATAA
- a CDS encoding twin-arginine translocase TatA/TatE family subunit, with product MFGKIGTGELVLILAIALIVVGPGKLPELGKALGKSISEFKKFSNEIKEDISLEDKKAK from the coding sequence ATGTTTGGTAAAATAGGTACAGGTGAGTTGGTTTTAATATTGGCTATTGCTTTAATAGTAGTAGGACCTGGAAAACTTCCTGAGTTGGGAAAAGCTTTAGGGAAATCTATTAGTGAATTTAAAAAATTTTCTAATGAAATAAAAGAAGATATATCTTTAGAAGATAAAAAAGCTAAGTAG
- a CDS encoding DUF1622 domain-containing protein produces MLHHFIELVVPNIIYLLEILGVFIITFTSLKCFIRYAARGFDLSDDVIKIELARALSLGLTFLLGGEILSTLFAKDLKHIFTIAGIVVIRVALTYVLHWEITSDMDHCNSFSTLKERVACRQDVVQQKSSNKH; encoded by the coding sequence ATGTTACACCATTTTATTGAACTAGTAGTACCTAATATCATCTATTTATTAGAAATCCTTGGTGTATTTATAATTACCTTTACTTCATTAAAGTGCTTTATTAGATATGCAGCAAGAGGATTTGACCTTAGCGATGACGTTATCAAGATTGAACTTGCAAGAGCCCTATCTCTTGGACTTACATTTTTATTGGGCGGAGAAATTTTATCAACTTTATTCGCTAAAGACTTAAAGCATATTTTTACAATTGCAGGTATTGTTGTTATAAGGGTCGCTCTTACTTATGTTCTTCATTGGGAAATCACATCAGATATGGATCACTGTAACTCTTTTTCAACATTAAAAGAAAGAGTTGCTTGTAGACAAGATGTTGTTCAACAAAAATCTTCTAACAAGCACTAA
- a CDS encoding 4Fe-4S dicluster domain-containing protein, which yields MLLNFFIEKLTEEHYPGIQLKKCINFHGMPNGCSKCKDLCPERAITFKSGKIMFDENMCNRCGICKAVCPTQAITVKGLGEENILRTIKDKDNIIFSCSKKNGVGTLKLSCLNGFHSELLAALFILFKDKKFYFNLSRCNDCQISNNSCVFQSSLNIAVDFVKLLEINPQYEIINNEEDLCDLSNENISRRELFSLLKKESSYLAAQTADTIIGSKDNQVSIRRILLKSIEEIEGSHEKAEYDNLPFFGFWNVNNNCDGCGFCQSICLGGAWKVEKKEEKVRVFHNSGKCYNCGICANLCSKKAIIKGTFSVDALKSYTIKYEKNLIVCSICKKKFVPSSEDKKYCTICEKKEALRATISKI from the coding sequence TTGTTACTAAACTTTTTTATAGAAAAATTGACGGAAGAGCATTATCCAGGGATACAGCTAAAAAAGTGTATTAATTTCCATGGCATGCCAAATGGTTGTAGTAAATGTAAGGATTTATGTCCTGAAAGAGCTATTACATTTAAATCAGGAAAAATTATGTTTGATGAGAACATGTGTAACAGATGTGGCATTTGTAAAGCTGTTTGTCCTACTCAGGCAATTACAGTTAAAGGATTAGGTGAAGAAAATATTTTACGCACAATAAAAGATAAGGATAATATTATATTTTCTTGTTCTAAAAAGAATGGAGTAGGAACATTAAAACTAAGTTGTTTAAATGGTTTCCATAGCGAACTATTAGCTGCTTTGTTTATATTATTTAAGGATAAAAAGTTTTATTTTAATTTAAGTAGGTGTAACGATTGTCAAATAAGTAACAATTCTTGTGTATTCCAATCATCATTAAATATTGCTGTTGATTTTGTAAAATTACTTGAAATAAATCCTCAGTATGAAATTATTAATAATGAAGAAGACCTTTGCGATTTATCAAATGAAAATATTTCACGTAGGGAACTTTTTTCATTATTAAAAAAAGAGTCTAGCTATCTTGCTGCACAAACTGCAGATACAATCATTGGTAGTAAAGATAATCAAGTATCAATACGAAGGATTTTATTAAAATCTATAGAAGAAATAGAAGGTTCACATGAAAAAGCAGAATACGATAACCTACCTTTCTTTGGTTTTTGGAATGTAAATAATAATTGTGATGGCTGTGGATTTTGTCAGTCTATTTGTTTAGGGGGAGCTTGGAAAGTAGAAAAGAAAGAAGAAAAAGTTAGGGTATTCCATAATAGCGGAAAATGCTATAATTGTGGCATATGCGCCAACTTATGTTCAAAAAAGGCAATAATAAAGGGAACTTTTTCAGTAGATGCCTTGAAATCATACACTATAAAGTATGAGAAAAACTTAATTGTATGTTCAATATGTAAGAAAAAATTTGTGCCTTCTAGTGAAGATAAAAAATACTGTACAATTTGTGAAAAAAAGGAGGCACTTAGAGCTACAATCAGCAAGATATAA
- a CDS encoding Crp/Fnr family transcriptional regulator, translating into MERADIDILKNAPVFRDLGDKDLEQISSVTIEKNLRKGTIIFMEGDRGEAFYFIKSGKVKVYKTTPDGRELIFAILSDGDVFAEVALFNDIAYPAGAEVLEDSCIGMIRNEDLENLIKKNADIALHIIKVFSKKLYSSQQKVKELALGDTYARTAQTIIKLAQNNGKQTPKGIELQLNLSRQDLANLIGTARETVSRALSQFKKEGSIDIDRKKIVIKDMKKLKAWTQ; encoded by the coding sequence GTGGAGAGAGCAGACATTGATATATTAAAAAATGCACCTGTATTTAGAGATTTAGGTGACAAGGACCTCGAGCAAATTAGTAGTGTGACTATAGAGAAAAATTTACGTAAAGGTACAATTATTTTTATGGAAGGTGATAGGGGAGAAGCCTTTTACTTTATCAAGTCTGGAAAGGTAAAGGTATATAAAACAACTCCAGACGGAAGAGAACTGATATTTGCTATTCTTTCAGATGGTGATGTATTTGCTGAGGTTGCACTGTTTAACGATATTGCGTATCCAGCTGGGGCGGAGGTTTTAGAAGATTCATGTATAGGAATGATACGTAATGAAGATCTTGAAAACCTTATTAAGAAAAATGCAGATATAGCACTTCACATTATAAAGGTATTTAGTAAAAAACTGTATAGTTCTCAACAAAAGGTAAAAGAATTAGCTTTAGGTGATACCTATGCAAGAACTGCTCAGACAATTATTAAGCTAGCTCAAAATAACGGTAAGCAGACACCTAAAGGTATAGAGCTACAATTGAACCTTTCGAGACAAGATTTAGCTAACTTAATAGGAACTGCAAGAGAAACTGTTAGCAGAGCTCTAAGCCAGTTTAAAAAGGAAGGATCTATAGATATTGATAGAAAGAAAATAGTTATTAAAGATATGAAAAAATTAAAAGCTTGGACACAATAG
- a CDS encoding glutaredoxin family protein, giving the protein MSKEVIVFTSSTCSHCHTAKEYFSDKGIQFIERNIQTDTSARKELMQRGIMAVPVIQIGEEVIVGFDKERIEELLAK; this is encoded by the coding sequence ATGTCGAAAGAAGTTATAGTTTTTACAAGTAGCACATGCTCACATTGTCATACGGCCAAAGAATATTTTTCAGATAAGGGTATTCAATTTATAGAAAGAAATATTCAAACCGATACATCAGCTAGAAAAGAATTGATGCAAAGAGGAATTATGGCAGTGCCTGTAATTCAAATTGGAGAAGAAGTAATAGTTGGATTTGATAAAGAGAGAATAGAGGAATTATTAGCAAAATAA
- a CDS encoding metal ABC transporter substrate-binding protein, translated as MKTKMLKILIFLIITVVVLVGCAGKPDTIGIIEGTDEKEDLLKVYTSFYPYYDFAKNIGGDNIQLDTIVPTGTEPHSFEPSPKTIAELEKADVFIYNGLHMEPWVDRVLNLLEGKDIYIVDASKAVELINYDTKHNDDHDHEDKQEHNHDHGEYDPHIWVDPVNAIHISKMIKEAFVDVDPNNKNIYEENFNNFKGELDKLDESFRVGLKDATERKIIVSHSAFGYLARRYNIEEISVAGISPHAEPSPKRLAQLTKIANENKINYIFFEALANVKTAEVLAKEANLEVLTLYNVEGLTYEQSKNGEDYISLMYKNLETLKKALVK; from the coding sequence ATGAAAACTAAAATGCTGAAGATACTTATATTTTTAATTATTACTGTAGTAGTATTGGTAGGTTGTGCTGGAAAGCCAGATACAATTGGAATTATAGAAGGAACAGATGAGAAAGAAGATTTACTAAAAGTATATACTAGCTTTTATCCCTATTATGATTTTGCTAAAAATATAGGGGGAGATAATATTCAGCTCGATACAATAGTACCTACAGGTACAGAACCTCACAGCTTTGAGCCTTCTCCTAAAACCATTGCAGAGCTGGAGAAGGCAGATGTTTTTATTTATAATGGTCTTCATATGGAGCCTTGGGTAGATAGAGTACTTAATTTATTAGAGGGGAAAGATATTTATATAGTTGACGCTAGTAAAGCAGTGGAACTAATTAATTATGATACAAAGCATAATGATGATCACGATCATGAAGATAAGCAGGAACATAACCACGACCATGGAGAATATGATCCTCATATTTGGGTAGATCCTGTTAATGCAATACATATTTCTAAAATGATTAAAGAAGCTTTTGTAGATGTAGACCCTAATAATAAAAATATTTATGAAGAAAACTTTAATAATTTTAAAGGTGAATTAGATAAGTTAGATGAGTCATTTAGAGTAGGACTAAAGGATGCTACTGAAAGAAAAATAATTGTATCTCATTCTGCTTTTGGATATTTAGCTAGGAGATATAATATAGAAGAAATCTCAGTGGCTGGCATTTCTCCACATGCGGAGCCAAGTCCTAAACGACTTGCACAGTTGACTAAAATTGCAAATGAGAATAAAATTAACTATATATTTTTTGAAGCTTTGGCAAATGTTAAAACCGCAGAGGTTTTAGCTAAAGAAGCTAACTTAGAAGTTTTGACGTTGTACAACGTAGAAGGATTGACATATGAACAAAGTAAAAATGGAGAAGACTATATTTCTCTTATGTATAAAAATTTAGAGACATTAAAGAAAGCTTTGGTGAAGTAG
- a CDS encoding heme NO-binding domain-containing protein, whose product MKGTIVSTWLTSLRDIFDDNTVDTALQFTNWDKTKIITPLEDIADEEIFEVFNQVSKLTNIPTNEIWRKVGKQNISSFHKWFPSYFERRSLKGFLMMMDDVHSQLTKLIKGATPPRLIAKDVSENELEITYISKRGLFDYFLGLLEGSSSFFNEKLEFSILETGTHEDGRKKMRVHIKVEKSPDTIVNVFSSKLFGFGIFKNIPLKVSIVPSIITFLSLIFLSNSTNWISNILISLITLVSTYVVAFIVTKPINIVNQEITKLKDYDFASKTTLKTKDTIETIVNELNETKEVLKKDFLFLKGGTDDLTKFVEQFTEIAQTMRIFSDSISSIVHEVALGATHQAEETGESVYQLDEYVTRLSNIVAEETESKNQLEEASLGLQKSFHEIKQATELINDVKDNFSDVNHQGREISSQASKIMEISSTVEAIADQTNLLALNAAIEAARAGEAGRGFTVVAEEIRKLAEHSKNAVGEINNNLIFFIKQIESLVYKIQSQYDQLETSNETLEKVTINNQVSTNKILDASSVIVRLIDELSSETDRLNAVIENIHSLASIAEENSAASEEMSANVTQYTEKVSDLSDSIGLFETLINNFKNQLKKYKI is encoded by the coding sequence ATGAAGGGAACAATTGTATCCACATGGTTAACCAGTCTAAGAGATATATTTGATGATAATACTGTGGATACAGCACTACAATTTACTAATTGGGATAAAACCAAAATTATAACGCCATTAGAAGATATAGCTGATGAAGAGATATTTGAAGTTTTTAATCAAGTTTCTAAACTAACTAATATACCTACTAATGAAATTTGGCGTAAAGTAGGAAAACAAAACATAAGTTCATTCCACAAATGGTTCCCATCCTATTTTGAAAGACGAAGCCTTAAAGGTTTCTTAATGATGATGGACGATGTACATAGCCAGTTAACAAAATTAATAAAGGGAGCTACTCCACCAAGATTAATTGCTAAAGATGTTAGTGAGAACGAGCTAGAAATTACTTATATTTCTAAACGTGGTCTTTTTGACTATTTCTTAGGTCTTTTAGAAGGAAGCTCATCATTTTTTAATGAAAAATTAGAGTTCTCTATTTTAGAAACTGGAACCCATGAAGATGGCCGCAAAAAGATGAGAGTACATATTAAAGTAGAAAAATCTCCAGATACTATAGTTAATGTTTTTTCTTCAAAACTATTTGGTTTTGGTATTTTTAAGAATATTCCTTTAAAAGTTAGTATAGTTCCAAGTATTATTACTTTCTTATCTTTAATATTTTTAAGTAATAGTACGAATTGGATTTCAAATATATTAATATCCTTAATTACACTCGTATCTACTTACGTTGTGGCTTTTATAGTTACAAAACCCATTAATATTGTAAACCAAGAAATTACAAAACTTAAGGATTATGATTTTGCAAGTAAAACTACACTAAAAACAAAAGATACTATAGAAACCATAGTTAATGAACTGAACGAAACAAAAGAAGTTTTAAAAAAGGATTTTCTTTTTCTTAAAGGCGGTACAGATGATTTGACAAAGTTTGTAGAACAGTTTACAGAAATTGCGCAAACTATGAGAATTTTTTCAGATTCCATATCATCTATTGTTCATGAGGTGGCTCTAGGTGCGACTCATCAGGCGGAGGAGACAGGAGAGTCTGTGTATCAGTTAGATGAATACGTTACTAGACTATCTAATATTGTAGCCGAAGAAACTGAAAGTAAAAATCAATTAGAAGAAGCCAGTCTAGGGTTGCAAAAATCATTCCATGAAATTAAACAGGCTACCGAATTAATCAATGATGTAAAAGATAATTTTTCTGATGTCAATCATCAAGGTAGAGAGATTTCATCACAGGCTAGTAAGATTATGGAAATAAGCTCTACTGTCGAAGCTATTGCAGATCAAACAAATCTTTTAGCTCTTAATGCAGCTATAGAAGCAGCACGAGCTGGTGAAGCTGGTAGAGGTTTTACCGTAGTTGCAGAGGAAATACGAAAGTTAGCTGAGCATTCCAAAAATGCGGTAGGAGAGATAAATAACAATTTAATTTTCTTTATAAAGCAAATTGAAAGCTTAGTATATAAAATACAATCCCAATATGACCAACTAGAAACAAGTAACGAAACATTAGAAAAGGTAACTATTAATAATCAAGTTTCCACTAATAAGATTTTGGATGCATCCAGTGTTATAGTAAGATTGATAGATGAACTATCATCAGAAACTGATAGACTAAATGCTGTAATTGAAAATATTCACTCTCTAGCGTCTATTGCTGAAGAAAATTCTGCTGCTTCTGAGGAAATGAGTGCCAACGTAACTCAATATACCGAAAAAGTTAGTGACTTATCCGACAGTATAGGTCTGTTTGAAACATTAATTAATAATTTTAAAAATCAACTTAAAAAATATAAAATATAA
- a CDS encoding metal ABC transporter ATP-binding protein: MDKVLEVKKIYFGYDEKYILENINLNIYKGDFLGIVGPNGSAKSTLLKIMLGILKPQKGSVSLLDLPIEKFNQWGKIGYISQRVRDFNSAFPATVEEVVGANLYTQMGFLKFFNAKHKEKIKEVLEVVNMSNYQKHLIGNLSGGQQQRVFIARTLISNPEIIFMDEPLIGVDVQSQEQFYGLMEKLNKELGITLIMVSHDIGVITNRANRVACVGNKQVFVHSSQDFNEQEYIKEVYGENSSLLNHRH; this comes from the coding sequence ATGGATAAGGTTTTAGAAGTAAAAAAAATATATTTTGGCTACGATGAAAAATATATATTAGAAAATATAAATTTAAATATTTATAAAGGTGATTTTTTAGGAATTGTAGGGCCAAATGGCTCTGCTAAAAGCACATTACTTAAAATTATGCTAGGAATCTTGAAACCACAAAAAGGTAGTGTTAGCTTATTGGACTTACCTATTGAAAAATTTAATCAATGGGGTAAAATAGGCTATATATCTCAAAGGGTAAGGGATTTTAACTCTGCATTCCCTGCAACGGTTGAAGAAGTCGTAGGGGCTAACTTATACACTCAAATGGGTTTTCTAAAGTTTTTTAATGCAAAGCATAAAGAAAAGATAAAAGAGGTATTAGAGGTAGTTAATATGTCTAATTATCAGAAACATCTAATTGGTAATTTATCAGGGGGTCAACAACAAAGAGTTTTTATAGCTCGTACCCTTATTAGTAATCCTGAAATTATTTTTATGGATGAGCCCTTAATTGGAGTAGATGTACAGTCCCAGGAACAGTTTTACGGGCTGATGGAAAAGTTAAACAAAGAATTAGGAATTACTTTAATTATGGTATCTCACGATATAGGTGTAATTACTAACCGGGCCAATAGAGTAGCATGTGTTGGCAATAAACAGGTGTTTGTACATTCTTCACAGGACTTTAATGAGCAGGAATACATTAAAGAGGTTTATGGAGAAAACTCAAGTCTATTAAATCATAGACATTAA
- a CDS encoding molybdopterin-binding protein: MQVVKTEEAVGMVLGHDITEIVPGKFKGVAFKKGHVIQEEDIERLLRIGKEHIYIFELKEDELHEDEAAIALGKLICGEGVLFTDPKEGKINIIAKQKGLLKINRDLLDDVNDLGDICLATIHGNRLIDEDELIGGCRVIPLIIKSEKIESVKSILQEKGPIFKVKPFKPLNAALIVTGSEVYKGRIEDKFGPVIEKKLKKFDTEIFYKTIVPDELDQIKEAVIQCKDMGAELIVVTGGMSVDPDDKTPGAIKATGASIVSYGTPVLPGAMLLYAYLEGIPIFGLPGCVMFSDTTAFDILLPRVIAGEKIVRRDITRMGYGGQCLKCEICTFPNCHFGKY; this comes from the coding sequence ATGCAGGTTGTGAAGACAGAAGAAGCTGTAGGAATGGTGCTTGGACATGATATTACGGAGATTGTTCCAGGAAAGTTTAAGGGAGTAGCTTTTAAAAAGGGTCATGTCATTCAAGAAGAAGATATTGAAAGACTATTAAGAATTGGTAAAGAGCATATATATATATTTGAATTAAAGGAAGATGAGCTTCACGAAGATGAAGCAGCTATTGCTTTAGGTAAGCTAATTTGTGGTGAAGGAGTCTTATTTACTGATCCTAAAGAAGGAAAGATAAATATTATAGCAAAGCAAAAAGGTTTGTTGAAAATAAATAGAGATTTATTAGATGATGTAAATGATTTAGGAGATATATGCTTAGCTACAATTCATGGTAATAGACTAATAGATGAAGATGAGCTTATTGGAGGATGTAGAGTCATCCCTCTTATAATAAAGAGTGAAAAAATAGAGTCAGTTAAAAGTATTTTACAAGAAAAAGGCCCTATTTTTAAAGTTAAACCTTTTAAGCCTCTAAATGCTGCTTTAATTGTTACTGGTAGTGAGGTTTATAAAGGAAGAATCGAAGATAAATTTGGACCAGTAATAGAAAAAAAATTGAAGAAATTTGATACGGAAATTTTTTATAAAACAATAGTACCAGACGAGTTGGATCAGATTAAAGAGGCAGTTATACAATGTAAAGATATGGGCGCAGAGCTTATTGTAGTTACTGGAGGCATGTCAGTAGATCCAGATGATAAAACTCCCGGCGCAATTAAGGCAACAGGAGCTAGTATTGTTTCCTATGGCACACCTGTATTGCCTGGGGCAATGCTTTTATATGCTTATTTAGAAGGTATTCCAATATTTGGGCTCCCAGGATGTGTTATGTTTTCTGATACTACAGCTTTTGATATTTTATTACCAAGAGTAATAGCAGGAGAAAAAATTGTAAGACGTGATATTACGAGAATGGGTTATGGTGGACAATGTCTGAAATGTGAAATTTGTACTTTCCCAAATTGTCATTTTGGTAAATATTAA
- a CDS encoding twin-arginine translocase TatA/TatE family subunit — protein sequence MFGRLGTGELILILGIALVVVGPGKLPELGKSLGKSISEFKKFSKEVKQDISLEDKESK from the coding sequence ATGTTTGGTAGATTAGGTACAGGTGAATTAATTTTAATATTAGGGATTGCTTTAGTGGTAGTTGGACCTGGAAAGCTTCCTGAACTAGGTAAGTCCTTAGGTAAGTCTATTAGCGAATTTAAAAAGTTTTCTAAAGAAGTAAAACAAGATATATCTTTAGAAGATAAAGAATCTAAGTAG
- a CDS encoding metal ABC transporter permease, with translation MLEMLTYSFMQRAFLAGIMVAVICPAIGIFLVLRRMSMIGDTLSHVALAGVAGGMLGGIYPVYSALGFSVLAALAIEKLRKEYEQYAELSIAIMLSAGIGLATIFISLGNSNSAIFSYLFGSIGLVSNHDILVIFILGFFILLSIIVFYRSLFYMAFDEEAARLAGVPIKWINLYFTVLVAMTIAVSMRIVGVLLVSSLMVIPVATSLQISKSFRQTFMYSILFGVISILIGLSVSFYGDLAPGGTIVMSSVLLLFIILIAKNTKKRIRL, from the coding sequence ATGTTAGAAATGTTGACTTACAGTTTTATGCAAAGGGCGTTTTTAGCTGGTATTATGGTTGCAGTTATTTGCCCCGCAATAGGTATTTTTCTTGTTTTAAGAAGAATGTCAATGATAGGTGATACATTATCTCATGTAGCCTTGGCAGGGGTTGCTGGAGGTATGCTAGGGGGTATTTATCCTGTGTACTCCGCCCTAGGTTTTTCAGTCTTAGCTGCTTTAGCTATCGAAAAACTTAGAAAAGAATACGAACAATATGCAGAACTATCTATTGCAATTATGCTTTCAGCGGGTATAGGATTAGCTACTATATTTATTAGTTTGGGGAATTCTAATTCTGCTATTTTTAGTTATCTATTTGGAAGTATAGGTTTAGTATCAAATCATGATATTTTGGTTATTTTTATTTTAGGATTTTTTATACTTTTATCTATAATAGTTTTCTATAGATCATTATTTTATATGGCCTTTGATGAGGAGGCTGCAAGGTTAGCTGGAGTGCCGATAAAATGGATTAACCTTTATTTTACTGTCTTGGTTGCAATGACAATTGCAGTATCTATGAGGATTGTTGGAGTGCTTTTAGTATCATCTCTCATGGTTATACCTGTAGCTACTAGTTTGCAAATTTCTAAGAGCTTTAGACAGACTTTTATGTACTCTATATTGTTTGGTGTGATATCTATATTAATAGGACTTTCTGTATCATTTTATGGTGATTTAGCTCCAGGGGGAACTATTGTAATGTCATCGGTATTATTATTATTTATCATACTTATTGCTAAAAATACTAAAAAAAGAATAAGACTCTAG